A region of Pseudomonas marginalis DNA encodes the following proteins:
- a CDS encoding aspartate aminotransferase family protein: MSVEQAPVQRADFDQVMVPNYAPAAFIPVRGAGSRVWDQAGRELIDFAGGIAVNVLGHAHPALVGALTEQANKLWHVSNVFTNEPALRLAHKLIDATFAERVFFCNSGAEANEAAFKLARRVAFDRFGSEKYEIIAALNSFHGRTLFTVNVGGQSKYSDGFGPKITGITHVPYNDLEALKAAVSDKTCAVVLEPIQGEGGVLPAELAYLQGARELCDANNALLVFDEVQTGMGRSGHLFAYQHYGVVPDILTSAKSLGGGFPIAAMLTREDLAKHLVVGTHGTTYGGNPLACAVAEAVIDVINTPEVLAGVNAKHDLFKARLEQIGKQYGIFTEVRGMGLLIGCVLSDAFKGKAKDVFNAAEKENLMILQAGPDVVRFAPSLVVEDADINEGLDRFERAVKTLTQA, from the coding sequence ATGTCCGTTGAGCAAGCCCCGGTGCAACGTGCCGATTTCGACCAGGTCATGGTTCCCAACTACGCCCCTGCTGCGTTCATCCCCGTGCGCGGCGCAGGTTCGCGCGTATGGGACCAGGCGGGTCGCGAGCTGATCGACTTTGCCGGCGGCATCGCGGTCAACGTATTGGGCCACGCCCATCCGGCGCTGGTCGGTGCATTGACCGAGCAGGCCAACAAGCTGTGGCACGTCTCCAACGTCTTCACCAATGAGCCGGCCCTGCGCCTGGCCCATAAGTTGATCGACGCCACGTTTGCCGAGCGCGTGTTCTTCTGCAACTCGGGCGCTGAGGCCAACGAGGCCGCATTCAAGCTGGCCCGTCGCGTGGCGTTCGACCGTTTCGGCAGCGAGAAGTACGAGATCATTGCCGCGCTGAACAGCTTCCACGGCCGTACCCTGTTCACCGTCAACGTCGGTGGCCAGTCGAAGTACTCCGATGGTTTCGGGCCTAAAATCACCGGCATCACCCACGTCCCTTATAACGACCTGGAAGCGCTGAAAGCCGCCGTATCGGACAAGACCTGCGCCGTGGTGCTGGAACCGATCCAGGGCGAAGGCGGCGTACTGCCGGCCGAACTGGCTTACCTGCAAGGTGCCCGCGAACTGTGCGACGCCAACAATGCGCTGCTGGTTTTCGACGAAGTGCAGACCGGCATGGGCCGCAGCGGCCATCTGTTTGCCTACCAGCACTACGGCGTGGTGCCCGACATCCTCACCAGCGCCAAGAGCCTGGGCGGCGGTTTCCCGATCGCGGCGATGCTCACCCGTGAAGACCTGGCCAAGCACCTGGTGGTCGGTACCCACGGCACCACCTACGGCGGCAACCCGCTGGCGTGCGCAGTGGCCGAAGCGGTCATCGACGTGATCAACACCCCTGAGGTGCTGGCCGGCGTCAACGCCAAGCACGACCTGTTCAAGGCGCGCCTGGAGCAGATCGGCAAGCAGTACGGCATCTTCACCGAAGTGCGCGGCATGGGCCTGCTGATCGGTTGCGTACTGAGCGATGCGTTCAAAGGCAAGGCCAAGGACGTGTTCAACGCGGCCGAGAAAGAAAACCTGATGATCCTGCAAGCCGGCCCCGACGTGGTGCGTTTTGCGCCGAGCCTGGTGGTGGAAGACGCGGACATCAACGAAGGCCTGGATCGTTTCGAGCGTGCGGTAAAAACGCTGACCCAAGCCTGA